Within Flavobacterium pisciphilum, the genomic segment TGGATGAAATGAATAAACGAAGGAATATCTGATGCAAAATGCTGTCCATCAGAATCTATTGTTATTGCATATTCGTAGTTTAAAGCAATCGCTTTGTCAAAGCCATTTTGTAATGCAATTCCCTTTCCTTGATTTTCGAGATGGTGAATCTGAATAAGGTTTGGGAAATTTTCCAAAATTTCACGTGTTCTATCCGTAGATCCATCATTGACTACAATAATATCGTTGGTGTAGGTCAAAATTGAATTAAGTACTTTCTCCAACGTTTTGTGATTGTTGTAAGTGGGTACAATAACACAAAAATTAGTTTGAGTAAGTTGTTCTTCTTGGGATAAAATAGGTTTCATTTTGTGGTTTTTCTTTAACTACTTTATCGTTTGTTTTTCTGCTGTAGAGAAACTTTTAGATTGTAAGATAAAGTTTTTTAAGTATTCTTTTAGCGCAGTATTCTGATCATCGTAATGTGCTAGAATATACTTTTTATCTTCTTTAATATTTTTTTTATAACCTGTAATTCCGGGAACATTTTCCTGAATACTTAATCGAATCATTCTAATTTCTATCGAATTAGGTTCTTTTGTAATAGTACCTTCTAATAATTGAGCTCCTTCTTTAAAGCGACTCATTTTTGCAGATAATTTTTTCTCATACTTAGAATCTAATATGATGGAAGCAGCTTTGTAGGCTACCAAAATATTTTCGTCGGTATTAGCTATCGCTACAAGTTTTGAATTAAAATCTTTAGCACTAGTTTCAGAATTTGAAGCTGTTGGATATATTTTTCTGATAGTAGGAAGATCTGGTGTACTCATTAAACCTACTAATAAAATCAATGATATAACTAGTTTCATAATTAAGCTTTTTTATAAACATTGCTCAATTTTAAAGCAACTGTTTCGTTAAAATAAGTCGTGTTTTTTACTTTTACTAAACCATCTTCGGTTGTGGTAATATCTAATTCTAAGCGTAACTCAGGTGTAACTTCAGGATTAATCAACGCCATGAATTTTACATTACTCAACGTTTGCATCAGTAAGCTACTTTTAGTAATTGTTTCCGAAAGTTCTTTTATAATCTGAATCATGCATACTCCTGGCATAATAGGATTATCTGGAAAATGACCTTTAAAAACATCGTGTTTATCATTTATTAAAATGACAGCATCGTATTTAGAATCACTTGTGTTTTCTAATGAAAGTATTTTATAAAAGTCTTTTAAAACCATAGTTGTATTTTTATTTTCCGAAAGTGTATGTTGCTCCTATCTGATAAACTAAATTAGTACTATTATAATCGGCAAAACCAAATATGCAAAAATCGCAAACGGGTTTAGCTCCAAAAATACAAAAAGACAGCCATTAAATTGATGACTGTCTTCATTTAGTTTAAACGAGGTTTAAAACCTATTTAAATTCATAGTTTACCTTGTGTAGCAAAATATCAGTAAAGCTTGAATTATAATTCATTTGATTTTGCGTCGTGCTCGTTGTAGAACCTTCGAAAGGATTATACAGAGCGGGCTTATTAGCCATCCACTCACACAGTTCAATTATATTTGACTTACCTGACGTAAAGTACAGATAATTAGTGCCGTTCAATACATCAAGAACATCGAGATAGTCTTTTAGTTTCCAATAGTTTTTGTATGTTCCCACTTCGGTACTTAAATAAGGTGGATCAACCAAGAAAATAACATTATTCGTAGTCTTGTACTTTTGAAACAATACTTTATAGTCAACACTTTCAACTATTAAGCCTTTTAAATAGTCAGTTGTGTAATAATCTGTAGTCCTTATACAATTATATAACGTCTCTTTTTCGAGTTCGCTATATGACTGTACATACTTCATACTAAACAAAACACTACTCGACAATGTAATATAATCAACGTAACCAGTGGCTTTTTCTTCCTGAAGTACTCTTTTTAGGATTAACTCTCTTTCAACCGACGGTATGCGCTTGTCTTTTAAACAATTCGCAACAATTAATCGTAAATCTCTCAATAGGGCATTTGTAT encodes:
- a CDS encoding 3-hydroxyacyl-ACP dehydratase, encoding MVLKDFYKILSLENTSDSKYDAVILINDKHDVFKGHFPDNPIMPGVCMIQIIKELSETITKSSLLMQTLSNVKFMALINPEVTPELRLELDITTTEDGLVKVKNTTYFNETVALKLSNVYKKA
- a CDS encoding DNA adenine methylase; amino-acid sequence: MKQKTRKFTTAPIPFMGQKRRFLKQVLTVLDNCPNDATYVDLFGGSGLLSHTIKQYYPNSTVIYNDYDNYRLRLNNVDYTNALLRDLRLIVANCLKDKRIPSVERELILKRVLQEEKATGYVDYITLSSSVLFSMKYVQSYSELEKETLYNCIRTTDYYTTDYLKGLIVESVDYKVLFQKYKTTNNVIFLVDPPYLSTEVGTYKNYWKLKDYLDVLDVLNGTNYLYFTSGKSNIIELCEWMANKPALYNPFEGSTTSTTQNQMNYNSSFTDILLHKVNYEFK